Part of the Sporomusa termitida genome, GAAGCCAAAAAGATGATGAAACGCATCCAGGAAATGCAGAAAAGCGGCAAAAAGCCAAGCTTTAAACTTCCGTTTATGCGTTAATACATTTTACACATAATTGGGGATATTTTGAGAAGGAGGTGACTATAATGGCAGTTAAAATCCGTTTAAAACGCATGGGCGCTAAGAAACGTCCTTTCTATCGCATAGTAGTGGCTGATTCCCGTTCGCCGCGGGACGGACGCTTTATTGAGAATCTGGGACATTACGACTCTACAACCGAACCGGGTGTAATCAAGATTGATGAAGACAAAGCCCTGGAATGGTTGCAAAAAGGTGCTCAACCTACTGATACTGTGAAAAACCTGCTCAGCAAAGCAGGTGTCCTGAAAAAATGGGATGAAGTAAAACGTACTAAGAAAGAAGCGTAGAGAAACGAGGCGTGATAACTACATGAAGGAACTAGTCGAAGTTATCGCCAAAGCATTAGTGAAAAACCCGGAACAAGTCAATGTGAATGAGACAACCGATAATTCGGGTACAGTCTATGAACTGCATGTGGCCCCGGAAGATATGGGGAAAATAATTGGCAAACAAGGCCGTATCGCCAAAGCCATTCGCACTGTAGTTAAAGCTGCCGCCACCCGGGAAAACAAACGAGTAATGGTGGAAATATTATAAATAAGCTATTAATCTGAACCAAAGGGGTGGAATAAATGGCTGGCATTGAGAGCTTGACAATTAAGTGTCCGGTGACCATTAAAGCTAAAGTAACAGAAGACCTCAAGGCGCATCTGGCGGCTGAAATTCAGGAAGCCATAAAAAAAGCCGACATAGAACTCCAGCAAATTGAGTTTCATGCCAAGCGGATGATGACTGAGCAGGCGAAACAAGACGCGCAGGGGCTTGTTGGCTTGCGGCAGCAGATTGATGCTGAACGTCAAAAACGCTTTGAATTTAAAAATCATATGTTGGAAAAACTAAAAGAGACAGCACAACTGGAAATTGGTG contains:
- a CDS encoding KH domain-containing protein; the encoded protein is MKELVEVIAKALVKNPEQVNVNETTDNSGTVYELHVAPEDMGKIIGKQGRIAKAIRTVVKAAATRENKRVMVEIL
- the rpsP gene encoding 30S ribosomal protein S16, whose amino-acid sequence is MAVKIRLKRMGAKKRPFYRIVVADSRSPRDGRFIENLGHYDSTTEPGVIKIDEDKALEWLQKGAQPTDTVKNLLSKAGVLKKWDEVKRTKKEA
- a CDS encoding YlqD family protein; protein product: MAGIESLTIKCPVTIKAKVTEDLKAHLAAEIQEAIKKADIELQQIEFHAKRMMTEQAKQDAQGLVGLRQQIDAERQKRFEFKNHMLEKLKETAQLEIGAEIVQGTMDRVVAISLGDDLHKLMATEILLEDGKIIAFRS